From the Treponema sp. J25 genome, one window contains:
- the purH gene encoding bifunctional phosphoribosylaminoimidazolecarboxamide formyltransferase/IMP cyclohydrolase: protein MKRRALISVFYKEGIIDLARFLHEQDWEILSTGGTARYLKENGLPITDVSQVTGFPECLDGRVKTLHPAIHGGLLARRSEKEHMETIQRLGIQPIDLVCVNLYPFFEKVQAGLSLEETVEFIDIGGPTMLRSAAKNFQDVLVLTDPADYPALMEHLRQGNVPLEFRKYLAGKVFNLTSAYDAAISRYLLEEEAPRYWSMSLEKKQELRYGENAHQRGALYIATDRKGAFHGMEQLQGKELSYNNIRDMDLAWKAACAFGVPALGHSPFGAADEALAYGGAGAATFMQNRGECVCVAVKHNTPCGIGLGKTLLEAYEKAFLCDPVSIFGGIVACTTQIDGATAAKLAELFLEIVIAPDFSPEALEVFKAKKNLRLIRATLPPQDKEEVISVDGGLLVQSRDNRLLEKWEVVTERPIPSEDIPDLLFGMRAVTFVKSNAIVVVKEGAAVGVGGGQTNRIWAAQQALERGAQAVAADAEGILLGKSLFATPEKPRVLASDAFFPFADVVEAAAAAGIRSIIQPGGSIRDKESIEAANRLGIAMVFTGTRHFKH, encoded by the coding sequence ATGAAACGCCGTGCCCTTATCAGTGTGTTTTATAAAGAAGGAATTATCGATCTTGCCCGCTTTCTTCATGAACAGGATTGGGAGATTCTTTCTACCGGCGGCACTGCCCGCTATTTAAAGGAGAACGGTCTTCCCATTACCGATGTGTCCCAGGTTACGGGTTTTCCTGAATGTCTGGATGGCCGGGTTAAGACCTTGCATCCGGCGATTCACGGGGGACTCCTGGCCCGTCGTAGCGAAAAGGAACACATGGAAACTATCCAGCGCCTGGGAATTCAGCCCATCGACCTGGTGTGTGTTAACCTCTATCCCTTTTTTGAAAAAGTACAGGCCGGGCTTTCCCTGGAAGAAACAGTGGAGTTTATTGATATTGGGGGGCCTACCATGCTCCGGTCGGCGGCAAAGAATTTTCAGGATGTGCTGGTGCTTACCGATCCGGCGGACTATCCGGCCCTGATGGAACATCTGCGACAAGGGAATGTGCCCCTTGAGTTCCGCAAATATCTTGCGGGTAAGGTGTTTAACCTTACCAGTGCCTACGATGCGGCGATTTCCCGCTATTTGCTGGAAGAGGAGGCCCCCCGCTACTGGTCCATGAGTCTTGAAAAGAAGCAGGAACTCCGCTATGGCGAAAACGCCCATCAAAGGGGGGCCCTCTATATTGCGACCGATCGAAAGGGGGCGTTTCATGGGATGGAACAACTTCAGGGAAAAGAACTCAGTTACAACAACATCCGGGACATGGACCTGGCGTGGAAGGCCGCCTGTGCCTTTGGGGTTCCTGCTTTGGGGCATTCTCCTTTTGGGGCTGCTGATGAGGCGCTGGCATATGGAGGGGCGGGGGCCGCTACCTTTATGCAGAACCGGGGCGAATGTGTCTGTGTGGCGGTGAAGCATAACACCCCCTGTGGAATCGGTCTGGGGAAGACCCTTCTTGAAGCCTACGAGAAGGCCTTCCTCTGTGATCCCGTGTCTATTTTTGGGGGAATTGTGGCCTGCACGACCCAGATAGATGGGGCCACCGCGGCTAAGTTGGCGGAACTTTTCCTGGAAATTGTGATAGCCCCTGACTTTAGTCCCGAGGCGCTGGAAGTATTTAAGGCTAAAAAGAATCTTCGCCTTATTCGAGCAACCTTACCGCCCCAGGATAAGGAAGAGGTTATTTCGGTGGATGGGGGGCTTCTGGTTCAGTCCCGGGATAATCGGCTTCTCGAAAAATGGGAAGTGGTGACCGAGCGGCCCATTCCCTCTGAAGATATTCCGGATCTTCTGTTTGGTATGCGGGCGGTAACCTTTGTAAAATCGAATGCCATCGTGGTGGTTAAAGAAGGGGCCGCTGTGGGAGTCGGCGGCGGGCAGACAAACCGTATCTGGGCGGCCCAGCAGGCCCTGGAGAGGGGAGCCCAGGCGGTAGCGGCCGATGCGGAAGGGATACTTTTAGGGAAGTCCCTGTTCGCCACTCCTGAAAAACCCCGGGTGCTTGCCTCTGATGCCTTTTTCCCCTTTGCGGATGTGGTGGAAGCGGCGGCAGCAGCGGGTATCCGGAGTATTATTCAACCGGGTGGTTCTATCCGGGATAAGGAATCCATCGAAGCGGCAAACCGACTCGGTATCGCCATGGTCTTTACCGGAACCCGACATTTTAAGCATTAA
- a CDS encoding lysophospholipid acyltransferase family protein: MEHGKRRRKNLTNLRWFNRLLKWTFGRWLKRVYRIEVRGLEIFQTLRPPYIIVANHVSTRDPFWISAFVPGPIFWVGSDSNMRSSLMRWLLKLVGTIPKAKVIPDIETVNDIVQVVRRQKGIIGLFPEGAQSWNGSTLPLVPSTAKLLKLLKVPVVRVLVRGGYFALPRWTWKRRRGTVILDFSLLFTPEYLSTTPVESLSLDLDQALNHDEFSDSYLAGKPYRSPRRAEHLELSLYLCSNCESFGSLRSRGNRLFCSACGAFWKLDCFYQLQPQSAPYRSFTRIPEWDAWQAQTVQEKARRATAEAPNHPIVSDMGVLLLQGRRANPLRRIRTGTLILFPDRLELATLSGERLQFPLHTLEGITVLKRQLLEFYQGRTLYQVRFPFRYMSARKWQDLMLALQDYQTSKGGPQS; the protein is encoded by the coding sequence ATGGAGCATGGGAAAAGACGGCGGAAGAACCTGACCAACCTGCGATGGTTCAACCGCCTTTTAAAATGGACCTTCGGTAGATGGCTCAAACGGGTGTACCGGATAGAAGTTCGCGGCCTTGAGATTTTTCAAACCCTGCGGCCACCGTATATCATCGTAGCCAACCATGTCAGTACCCGGGACCCCTTCTGGATTTCGGCTTTTGTGCCCGGTCCCATCTTCTGGGTAGGCAGCGACAGTAACATGCGGTCCAGCCTCATGCGGTGGCTTTTAAAGCTTGTCGGCACCATTCCCAAGGCCAAGGTCATACCCGACATAGAAACCGTAAACGATATTGTGCAGGTGGTCCGTCGCCAGAAAGGTATAATCGGCCTTTTCCCTGAGGGAGCCCAAAGCTGGAACGGCTCGACCCTGCCCCTGGTTCCATCGACCGCCAAACTGCTCAAGCTCCTTAAGGTTCCTGTGGTGCGGGTACTCGTTCGGGGCGGCTATTTCGCGCTCCCCCGCTGGACCTGGAAACGGAGGCGCGGAACGGTGATTCTGGATTTTTCGCTTTTGTTCACACCCGAATACCTCAGCACCACACCGGTAGAGTCGCTGTCCCTCGATTTGGACCAGGCCTTAAACCACGACGAGTTTTCCGATTCCTATCTTGCGGGGAAGCCTTATCGCAGCCCCCGTCGGGCCGAACATCTTGAACTGTCGCTGTACCTGTGCTCTAACTGCGAATCCTTTGGCTCCCTGAGGAGCCGGGGCAACCGTCTTTTCTGTAGCGCCTGCGGGGCCTTCTGGAAACTCGATTGCTTTTATCAACTCCAGCCCCAATCGGCGCCGTACCGCAGTTTTACCAGGATTCCCGAATGGGATGCCTGGCAAGCCCAGACGGTACAAGAGAAAGCCAGACGAGCAACCGCGGAAGCCCCCAACCATCCTATCGTTTCTGATATGGGGGTCCTTTTACTTCAGGGACGCAGAGCAAATCCCCTCCGCCGCATCCGCACGGGGACCCTGATACTGTTCCCCGACAGGCTGGAACTCGCAACCCTTTCGGGCGAACGGCTCCAGTTCCCCCTACATACCCTGGAGGGTATTACGGTGCTAAAGCGGCAGCTTTTAGAATTTTACCAGGGCCGCACGTTGTACCAGGTTCGCTTCCCCTTCCGGTACATGTCGGCCCGCAAATGGCAGGACCTTATGCTGGCTCTCCAGGATTACCAGACCTCAAAAGGGGGCCCCCAGAGCTAA
- the cas2 gene encoding CRISPR-associated endonuclease Cas2: MYVILVYDISTETKEGRKRLPKVMKKCREYLHHTQKSVFEGEITEANFTALKTSIERIINDKEDYVVFYRLDNKNNLRRENIGLDFDPTANIL; encoded by the coding sequence ATGTACGTAATTCTTGTGTATGATATTTCGACAGAAACAAAAGAAGGGAGAAAGAGACTCCCAAAGGTTATGAAAAAATGCCGTGAATATCTTCACCACACCCAGAAATCTGTTTTTGAAGGAGAAATAACAGAAGCAAATTTTACTGCTTTAAAAACCTCGATTGAACGGATTATAAATGATAAAGAAGATTATGTGGTTTTTTACAGGTTAGACAATAAAAACAATCTCAGAAGAGAAAACATAGGGCTGGACTTTGATCCCACGGCGAACATTCTATAG
- a CDS encoding phage minor head protein, with the protein MAKLTQCDYIEAVRGRLVTALEKGEGFEQLWNDIKGIAESDGATIKPGYWETVYRTNIQTSYNAGRRMQFDRSPPAALALMVLEDERTSDICRPLAGLVLPYDHPFWEDHWPPFHFNCRTTVRGIYEDEAGRVTSENVSMKKLRKEFHPQSGFGQNPIKSGTFYELTDEMAKRALHYGIMKDLKDFADHAGFKSVRLYNPDSLDGFKEIRAYSNGGKIYKHESYGEKQLPEERVAEDLAGSGKTVKLLPRSNLLLSPDLWIDGEIWEVKTAKGTENSIKEAFKKKQADKIVLVVPRDSLDTALAIAHKKANSGFYQKILILAGEIQRMITK; encoded by the coding sequence TTGGCAAAACTTACCCAGTGCGACTACATCGAAGCGGTCCGTGGCCGGCTTGTCACGGCCCTAGAGAAAGGGGAAGGCTTTGAACAGCTCTGGAACGATATAAAGGGAATCGCCGAATCGGATGGGGCGACCATCAAACCTGGCTACTGGGAAACGGTGTATCGAACCAATATCCAGACATCCTACAACGCCGGGCGCCGGATGCAGTTTGACCGCTCTCCTCCCGCAGCGCTTGCCCTTATGGTGCTCGAAGATGAGCGTACGAGCGATATTTGCCGACCCCTTGCCGGGCTTGTGCTCCCCTATGACCATCCATTCTGGGAAGACCACTGGCCGCCATTTCACTTCAACTGCCGCACCACCGTGCGGGGTATTTATGAAGATGAAGCGGGCCGCGTCACTTCGGAAAACGTCTCTATGAAAAAGCTTCGGAAAGAATTCCACCCCCAAAGCGGGTTTGGGCAGAATCCGATCAAAAGTGGGACCTTTTACGAACTGACCGACGAAATGGCTAAGCGAGCTTTGCATTATGGGATCATGAAGGACCTGAAAGACTTTGCGGATCATGCGGGGTTTAAAAGCGTGCGGCTATATAATCCGGATTCGCTCGATGGGTTTAAGGAAATTCGGGCTTACTCAAATGGCGGGAAAATATATAAACATGAAAGCTATGGGGAAAAACAGTTACCGGAAGAACGTGTTGCGGAAGATTTGGCAGGATCCGGAAAGACGGTGAAGCTTTTGCCAAGAAGTAATCTGCTTTTAAGCCCCGACTTATGGATAGATGGCGAGATTTGGGAAGTGAAGACCGCAAAAGGAACTGAAAATAGTATTAAAGAAGCATTCAAAAAAAAGCAGGCGGATAAGATTGTTCTGGTCGTTCCTCGGGATAGTCTTGATACGGCTTTAGCTATAGCTCATAAAAAAGCGAATAGTGGATTTTACCAAAAAATATTGATACTGGCAGGAGAAATACAGCGGATGATCACCAAATAA
- a CDS encoding GNAT family N-acetyltransferase, whose product MMCIREYRETDLPYLYEICLKTGDNGKDATELFYDPYVLGQFYAAPYAFFEKDCVFILEGDYRGLRRPLGYILGTSDTAAYTEWFNRYWRPGAELLYRGNEGCKSPTEAHIRALFAEPLECPAWAEAYPGHIHIDLLPEAQGAGWGRKLMDTMGERFIQKGCRGFHLGVSAANEGGIAFYRRYGMEEISRESWGIVFGKRL is encoded by the coding sequence ATGATGTGTATCCGGGAATATCGAGAAACAGACCTCCCCTACCTCTACGAAATCTGCCTTAAGACAGGCGATAATGGCAAAGATGCAACAGAGCTCTTTTATGATCCCTATGTGCTTGGCCAGTTTTATGCAGCCCCCTACGCATTTTTTGAAAAGGACTGTGTCTTTATCCTGGAAGGGGATTATCGGGGCCTGCGGCGCCCCCTTGGCTACATTCTAGGGACCTCCGATACGGCGGCGTATACCGAGTGGTTTAACCGGTACTGGCGGCCTGGGGCGGAACTCTTGTACAGGGGGAACGAAGGTTGTAAAAGCCCCACGGAGGCTCATATACGGGCCCTGTTTGCAGAGCCTCTGGAATGCCCCGCCTGGGCAGAGGCCTACCCAGGACATATCCATATCGATTTGTTGCCGGAGGCCCAGGGGGCTGGCTGGGGAAGAAAGTTGATGGATACTATGGGTGAGCGCTTTATTCAAAAGGGGTGCCGGGGCTTCCATCTTGGGGTCAGTGCTGCGAATGAAGGGGGCATTGCCTTTTATCGCCGTTATGGCATGGAAGAAATTTCCCGGGAAAGCTGGGGAATCGTGTTTGGAAAAAGGCTGTAG
- the purF gene encoding amidophosphoribosyltransferase produces METDKLREECGVFGVYSSDPEINVVPLVYYGLFSLQHRGQESAGIAVARDGTIEARKGMGLVGDVFDPATLAQLSGPIAIGHVRYSTAGSSTIENAQPFVSRFKLGSIAVAHNGNLTNADVVRELLEDAGVGFVSSSDSEVIINLIAKNYKKGLEKALTDTIQFIKGSYALVVLTEKALVGARDPHGIRPLCLGKIEKGWILASESCAIDAVGGEFVRDIEPGEIVIIDEHGVLSFRYGEKTARAVCAFEFIYFARPDSRIDGIDVYQSRIRAGEILGRESAVVADLVIGVPDSGIPAAIGYGRATGTPFGLGIVKSKYVGRTFIAPRQDERERAVSVKLNVIKSEVAGKRVVIIDDSIVRGTTSRRLVSLLRRAGAKEVHFRVCSPPVRFPCYFGIDTPHRKELIGSANNIKAICEAIGADSLAFLSTEGLLEALNHQGGYCLGCFTGEYPLPTPGEVGLAKQNDL; encoded by the coding sequence ATGGAAACGGATAAGCTTCGGGAAGAATGTGGAGTCTTTGGTGTTTACAGTAGTGACCCCGAAATTAATGTGGTGCCCTTGGTCTACTATGGTCTTTTTTCTTTACAGCACCGGGGACAGGAAAGCGCGGGTATCGCCGTTGCCCGGGATGGCACCATAGAAGCCCGAAAAGGGATGGGGCTGGTGGGGGATGTGTTCGATCCTGCTACCCTGGCTCAACTGTCTGGTCCCATAGCTATCGGGCATGTCCGCTATTCCACCGCTGGTTCCAGCACCATAGAAAACGCCCAGCCCTTTGTAAGCCGTTTCAAGCTTGGTTCTATTGCGGTAGCCCATAACGGGAACCTGACCAATGCGGATGTGGTGCGGGAACTCTTAGAAGATGCCGGGGTAGGGTTTGTTTCGTCGAGTGATAGTGAAGTTATTATCAACCTGATTGCCAAAAATTACAAAAAGGGGCTCGAAAAGGCCCTGACCGACACGATTCAATTTATCAAAGGGTCCTATGCTCTGGTGGTCCTGACCGAAAAGGCCCTGGTGGGAGCCCGGGACCCCCATGGGATTCGTCCCCTCTGTCTCGGGAAAATAGAAAAGGGCTGGATACTCGCCAGTGAATCCTGCGCTATCGATGCGGTGGGGGGTGAATTTGTCCGAGACATTGAGCCGGGAGAAATCGTTATCATAGACGAACATGGGGTTCTGTCGTTCCGGTATGGAGAAAAAACCGCCCGGGCGGTCTGCGCCTTTGAATTCATTTATTTTGCCCGACCCGATAGCCGTATCGACGGGATCGATGTGTACCAGTCTCGTATACGGGCAGGGGAAATCCTGGGGCGGGAGTCGGCGGTGGTGGCGGACCTTGTTATTGGGGTTCCCGATTCGGGAATCCCCGCTGCCATTGGCTATGGCCGGGCCACTGGAACACCCTTTGGACTGGGAATTGTAAAAAGTAAGTATGTGGGGCGTACCTTTATCGCTCCTCGTCAGGATGAGCGAGAACGGGCGGTATCAGTAAAATTGAACGTCATAAAGAGTGAAGTGGCGGGTAAACGGGTAGTAATCATCGATGATTCCATCGTGCGGGGGACCACCAGCCGAAGGCTTGTTAGCCTTTTACGGCGGGCGGGAGCAAAGGAAGTGCACTTCCGGGTCTGTTCTCCGCCGGTGCGATTTCCCTGTTATTTTGGCATCGATACCCCCCATCGAAAGGAACTTATCGGTAGTGCCAATAATATCAAAGCCATCTGTGAAGCGATTGGCGCCGACAGCCTTGCTTTTCTTTCTACCGAAGGATTGTTGGAGGCCCTGAACCATCAGGGGGGATATTGCCTTGGCTGTTTTACCGGAGAGTATCCTCTGCCAACTCCGGGCGAGGTGGGTTTAGCCAAACAGAATGACCTATAA
- the purM gene encoding phosphoribosylformylglycinamidine cyclo-ligase, which yields MDYKEAGVDIEEGYRAVEKYKDLARGTMQENIVGRSVINEIGSFAGMLSLRELIAAGEGMEDPVLVSGTDGVGTKLDIAFRLQKYDTVGIDCVAMCVNDILCHGARPLFFLDYLACGKLDADVAADLVKGVARGCAEAGCVLLGGETAEMPGFYDIGKYDIAGFAVGIVDRKKIINGQHIEKGDLLIGLASSGPHSNGYSLIRKVIPDLQEDFGGMPIGYVLLEPTRIYVQPILALMEKILIKGMAHITGGGFYENIPRMFARPQTALIYEDSWPIPPVFYRIAYGVAGGGTGKDAGSRETAGKEILFQDEQIKQKMFNTFNMGIGLVLAVSKNDGEQAVEFLDSMGYPAYIIGEVGPYPLDENALTGTSGVSSREAGKKIVRGGKNPGLGEVVLVRP from the coding sequence ATGGATTACAAAGAAGCAGGGGTAGACATTGAAGAAGGCTATCGGGCGGTAGAAAAATACAAGGACCTTGCCCGGGGAACCATGCAAGAAAATATCGTGGGCCGCTCGGTTATCAACGAAATTGGTAGTTTTGCGGGCATGCTCTCTCTTAGAGAACTTATTGCGGCGGGCGAAGGAATGGAGGACCCTGTCCTGGTTTCCGGGACCGATGGGGTTGGCACAAAATTGGATATCGCTTTCCGCCTTCAAAAGTACGATACGGTGGGCATCGATTGTGTGGCCATGTGTGTCAACGATATTCTCTGTCATGGTGCCCGGCCGCTGTTCTTTCTGGATTACCTTGCCTGTGGAAAGCTTGATGCGGATGTGGCCGCAGATTTGGTAAAGGGTGTGGCCCGGGGCTGTGCTGAGGCGGGTTGTGTCCTTTTGGGAGGGGAGACTGCCGAAATGCCCGGTTTCTATGACATTGGCAAGTATGACATTGCGGGCTTTGCGGTAGGAATTGTGGATCGAAAAAAAATAATCAACGGCCAGCATATTGAAAAGGGCGATCTTTTGATAGGCCTTGCTTCTTCAGGGCCCCATTCGAATGGTTACAGCCTGATTCGTAAGGTTATTCCCGATTTGCAGGAAGATTTTGGAGGCATGCCTATCGGCTACGTGTTGCTGGAGCCGACCCGAATATACGTACAACCTATCCTGGCCTTGATGGAAAAAATCCTCATAAAAGGGATGGCCCATATTACCGGCGGTGGTTTTTACGAAAACATCCCCCGGATGTTTGCCCGGCCCCAGACGGCCCTTATCTACGAAGATAGCTGGCCCATTCCGCCTGTTTTTTATCGGATTGCCTATGGAGTGGCTGGTGGTGGAACTGGGAAAGATGCGGGTTCGCGAGAAACGGCGGGCAAGGAAATTCTTTTCCAGGATGAGCAGATAAAACAAAAAATGTTTAACACCTTTAACATGGGAATCGGCCTTGTGCTTGCGGTTTCTAAGAATGATGGGGAACAGGCTGTGGAATTCCTGGATAGTATGGGCTATCCCGCCTACATTATTGGAGAGGTAGGTCCCTATCCACTTGATGAGAACGCCTTGACAGGAACTTCCGGGGTTTCTTCGAGGGAAGCAGGAAAAAAGATAGTGCGGGGGGGAAAGAATCCCGGCCTTGGGGAGGTAGTCCTTGTTCGCCCCTAA
- the purC gene encoding phosphoribosylaminoimidazolesuccinocarboxamide synthase, with translation MLDPSQIVRGAELYEGKAKKVFATNDPSLVIIHYKDDATAFNGEKRAQIEDKGILNNRIASALFTLLKNKGIPSHFVSQLNERDMLCKKVTIIPLEVIVRNVAAGSMSKRLGIPEGMELKTTVFEISYKNDALGDPLINDYHAVAIGISTFDELEEIYRLAGRVNEVLKSFFLERNIKLIDFKLEFGKTSEGELVLADEISPDTCRFWDAKTNEKLDKDRFRRDLGNVKEAYEEIVRRVTQ, from the coding sequence ATGCTTGATCCAAGCCAGATTGTCCGGGGGGCTGAACTGTACGAAGGAAAGGCCAAAAAGGTCTTTGCCACCAACGACCCCAGCCTTGTTATCATTCATTACAAAGATGATGCTACGGCCTTTAATGGAGAAAAACGGGCCCAGATAGAAGATAAGGGAATTCTGAATAACCGGATTGCCTCAGCCCTGTTTACTCTTTTAAAAAACAAAGGGATCCCTTCCCATTTTGTTTCCCAGTTGAATGAACGGGACATGCTGTGTAAAAAGGTTACCATTATCCCCCTCGAAGTTATTGTGCGCAATGTGGCGGCCGGTTCTATGTCCAAGCGGCTGGGTATCCCCGAAGGAATGGAGTTGAAGACCACGGTTTTTGAAATCTCCTATAAAAACGATGCCCTGGGGGACCCCCTTATTAACGATTACCATGCGGTGGCTATCGGCATCAGTACCTTTGACGAACTGGAAGAAATTTATCGCCTTGCTGGCCGTGTTAACGAAGTGCTTAAGAGTTTTTTCCTTGAGCGGAACATAAAACTTATCGATTTCAAACTAGAGTTTGGAAAAACGTCAGAAGGAGAACTCGTGCTGGCAGACGAAATTTCCCCTGATACCTGTCGCTTCTGGGATGCTAAAACCAACGAAAAACTTGACAAGGACCGTTTTAGACGGGACCTGGGAAATGTGAAAGAAGCTTATGAAGAAATAGTGCGCCGCGTAACCCAGTGA
- a CDS encoding sodium:glutamate symporter, with protein sequence MDFSWKPVIDAGAISIALVVATFLRARLQFFQKYLIPNALTAGFLLLPVYNYLFPFLGYDQNKLGELVYHLLNISFISMSLRASSPKIKGHKGGGVLGMSTGILLGYATQALLGLALTLFFLPKMFPAFGLFLPLGFALGPGQAFAIGKGWETMGFSGASSIGLTFAAIGYLWASFGGVYLINHGLKKGWLKSELLSSMQNRTMLTGIVAREEEKPVGARLTTDNEAIDSFSFHSAAVLLTYFLSFLLLSAITMGLSLLGKAGRDLAVNLWGINFIFSSITAIIMRKIIEAIRVDHLLDNETLSRISGFSVDFMVAGSIAAISLVFVTTFWFPILLMSTLCGIMTTIIVPWFCSRMFRDYQFERMLMIYGVSTGTLSTGLALLRVIDPEFKTKVASDYMLSAGLTFLLAIPFILAINLPAQAAVQGTMVPFWIMMGIAFLYLVYVLVTYGILAGRKTLAQPASWWFTE encoded by the coding sequence ATGGATTTTTCATGGAAACCCGTAATTGATGCGGGGGCAATCTCGATAGCCCTTGTGGTGGCCACCTTTCTCAGAGCCCGGCTGCAGTTTTTCCAGAAGTATCTTATTCCTAATGCCCTTACGGCGGGTTTTCTTCTATTGCCGGTGTACAACTATCTTTTTCCTTTCTTAGGGTATGATCAGAACAAGCTCGGTGAACTGGTGTACCATCTCCTGAATATTTCCTTTATCTCCATGAGCCTCCGAGCTTCGTCTCCCAAAATTAAGGGCCACAAAGGCGGGGGTGTACTTGGCATGTCTACCGGGATTCTTTTGGGGTATGCGACCCAGGCGCTGCTTGGCCTGGCTCTTACCCTCTTTTTCTTGCCAAAGATGTTTCCTGCCTTTGGGCTCTTTCTACCCCTGGGCTTTGCCTTAGGCCCCGGCCAGGCCTTCGCGATCGGCAAGGGCTGGGAAACCATGGGGTTTAGCGGGGCCTCCAGCATCGGGCTTACCTTCGCGGCCATTGGATACCTCTGGGCTAGTTTTGGCGGAGTGTATCTTATCAACCATGGACTTAAAAAGGGCTGGCTTAAAAGCGAACTCCTTTCGAGCATGCAAAATAGAACAATGCTCACCGGCATCGTTGCTCGTGAGGAAGAAAAGCCCGTAGGTGCCCGTCTTACCACGGACAACGAGGCTATCGACTCCTTTAGTTTCCATAGTGCCGCAGTGTTGCTCACCTATTTTCTGTCCTTTCTCTTACTTTCTGCTATTACCATGGGCCTGTCATTGCTCGGGAAAGCGGGCCGGGATTTGGCGGTTAACCTGTGGGGCATCAATTTTATTTTTTCATCGATTACCGCTATCATCATGCGGAAAATAATCGAAGCGATAAGGGTAGATCACCTTCTGGATAACGAAACCCTCTCCCGCATTTCCGGTTTTTCTGTGGACTTTATGGTGGCCGGCTCTATTGCGGCGATTTCTTTGGTGTTTGTCACCACATTCTGGTTCCCCATACTGCTCATGTCTACCCTCTGCGGGATCATGACCACGATCATTGTGCCCTGGTTCTGTTCCCGGATGTTCCGGGATTACCAATTTGAACGGATGCTCATGATATATGGGGTCTCCACGGGGACCCTTTCCACAGGGCTTGCATTGCTTAGAGTCATTGACCCGGAATTCAAAACCAAGGTTGCCTCGGATTATATGCTTTCGGCGGGACTTACCTTTCTCCTTGCCATACCGTTTATCCTGGCAATCAATCTTCCTGCCCAGGCGGCGGTGCAGGGTACCATGGTGCCCTTCTGGATCATGATGGGAATCGCGTTTCTCTATCTGGTATACGTGCTCGTTACCTATGGTATACTGGCTGGGCGGAAAACCCTGGCACAACCTGCGTCCTGGTGGTTTACGGAGTAG
- the purN gene encoding phosphoribosylglycinamide formyltransferase, with amino-acid sequence MSARTEGINILVLVSGNGSNLQALLDAESAGLLGKGFIVGVISDRPGVYALERARKAGKPTLVEEPRRDLPKDDRRLELSNRILGRAREWQVHYIVLAGFLSILRGPILQEYRGRIINLHPSLLPKYGGPGMYGQRVHEAVLAAGETESGCTVHFVDEGTDTGPIILQRRVPVLAGDTPERLAERIHQEEHIALVEAVQRLVKEHP; translated from the coding sequence ATGAGCGCCCGTACGGAGGGAATCAACATTCTGGTCCTTGTTTCGGGGAATGGGAGTAACCTTCAGGCCCTGTTGGACGCCGAATCGGCGGGGCTCTTAGGAAAAGGCTTTATCGTGGGAGTGATTTCTGACAGGCCAGGGGTCTATGCTCTGGAACGGGCAAGGAAGGCAGGGAAGCCTACCCTGGTGGAAGAACCCCGCCGGGATCTTCCAAAGGATGATCGCCGCCTTGAACTTTCAAACCGGATTCTAGGACGGGCCCGGGAGTGGCAGGTGCACTACATAGTGCTTGCAGGGTTCCTTTCGATTTTGCGGGGGCCCATCCTCCAAGAGTACCGGGGACGGATTATCAACCTGCATCCTTCGTTGCTCCCCAAGTATGGTGGGCCCGGTATGTATGGTCAGCGGGTCCACGAAGCGGTCCTTGCCGCGGGGGAAACCGAGTCGGGTTGTACGGTTCATTTTGTCGATGAAGGAACCGACACGGGGCCCATTATTTTGCAGCGCCGGGTGCCGGTTCTCGCGGGAGATACCCCGGAACGTCTGGCTGAACGGATTCATCAGGAAGAACATATCGCCTTAGTAGAGGCAGTACAACGTCTTGTAAAGGAGCATCCATGA